A segment of the Bacillota bacterium genome:
TTCAGGAGTCCTTTGCAGTCCGGGTGGTTGTAACCCTGAGCTCGACTGAAGCCGTCTCTGAAGCTCTTTTCGGCACTGACAGTCTTTGAATCGTAGGCCTGACCCACACCAACACGGAGCCGTAGGCGGGATCCGGAGCAGGGTCTCTGGGTCATGATCCACGTGGCGCCCGATCTGGAGTTGATCCAATTTCGTGGACAGCCTGTGGTTAAGCAGCCGTAGCGGGGACTTCGT
Coding sequences within it:
- a CDS encoding SEC-C domain-containing protein → MDHDPETLLRIPPTAPCWCGSGLRFKDCQCRKELQRRLQSSSGLQPPGLQRTPEVPWPPTVLLSVD